The sequence below is a genomic window from Pseudorasbora parva isolate DD20220531a chromosome 4, ASM2467924v1, whole genome shotgun sequence.
GCGTGAATACCAAACTGAGAGACGCATGTACTTTTGCATCTACTTGtgcttcaatgtttaatttggcAAGGCTTAAAAGCACAAATGATCAACTTCTATGAAGATGCAGCACTTGCCCGATCGGGCAAGTGAAGGCTCCATGAACTGGCCCGAATGTTTTTCACGCTGGCCCTGGACCATTGGGCTGTCCTTTATTGTCAAGCTCTGTAAATATGACTAGACATATAATCATGTTATTGTGAAAGTGTAATTTTCATGTCCAATATAGAgataacaaaaaatactttgCTAATAtcttaaatttttatttttacatgcatttttttttggttaatttCTAATAGCTTTTCTAAATTTCAGAATATAATTGGGGAAATTATCCGTAAACTCTGAcatgttaaaggacaactccgagaaatgaacctaggggtaattaacagatggttaccgagtagatcgttttctgggatgcgttttcatgaaaattgaatgtaaagagttttatctctaaaaacagattagcttttagcgcttgtctatggggcacagggtagtgaaattaaatcgctagttaataccaaacaaggctcaaaatagcctcacacttacatggtagcataatgagggtccctacatgcaaaacatagcattgagaactttgtaagcgtacaaacagtttaataagaagatactttataaacatagtgccttacgcgttcacggaccggtgccatcttggaaaacagtctcgatgatTCGATCCACGAGcactgttctaagtgagctggtcgataggaattaagtgtGAAATgtaatggacatttttatttttatgtatttattttctctgttgcgttcagtgttttcttccggaaacaacggaccatatgagattccaagtcacagttcatcacttagcagagcgctcgtggatcgactcgtcaagactgttttccaagatggtgcctgtccgtgaacgcgtaatgcactgtgtttataaagtatcttcttattaaactgtttgtagacttacaaagttctcaatgcttcgctTTGCATGTagagaccctcattatgctactgtgttagtgtgaggttatttttagccttgttagtggtattaactagcgatttaatttcactactctgtgccccatagacaagcattataagctaatctgtttttagagataaaactctttacattcgatttccatgaaaatgcatcccagagaacgatctactctgtaaccatctgttaattacacctaggttcatttctcaatggagttgtcctttaataacagtacatacatacatacatacatacagtgaggaaaataagtatttgaacaccctgctatttttaagttctcccacttagaaatcatggaggggtctgaaattgtcatcataggtgcatgtccactctgagagacatgttttttttaaaatccagaaatccgttttttttttgttttttttttactatttatttgtatgatacagctgcaaataagtatttgaacacctgagaaaatcaatgttaatatttggtgcAAACCGTTGTTTGCAATTaaagaggtcaaacgtttcctgtagttattcaacaggtttgcacacactgcaggagggattttggcccactcctcaatacagatcttctctagatcagtcaggttattggcctgtcgctgagaaacacagagtttgagctcccgcCAAAggttctctattgggtttaggtctggagactggctaggccatgccagaaccttgatatgcttcttcagtcgccctgtcccatgtgcagtaaaaaaaaaacccaaaacatGATACTACCaaccccatgcttcacagtagggatggtttTCTTGGGATGGTTCTCATCATTCCTTTTCCTCCAAACACATTTAGTGGaataatgaccaaaaagttctattttggtctcatctgaccacatgactttctcccatgactcctctggatcatccaaatggtcattggcaaacttaagatgggcctggacatgtgctggtttaagcaggggaccCTTccatgccatgcatgatttcaaaccatgacgtcttagtgtatgaccaacagtaaccttggaaacggtggtcccagctcttcaggtcattgaccagctccttccgtgtagttctgggctgatttctcacctttcttaggatcatggagccccagtccgagggagattgacattcatgtttagcttcttccattttctaatgattgctccaacagtggacctttttttccccgtagccctttccagccttgtggaggtttACAGTtttgtctttggacagctctttggttttggccatgttagtagttggattcttactgattgtatggggtcgacaggtgtctttatgcagctaatgacctcaaacaggtgcatcttatttaggataaaaaaaaggagtggaggtggacattttaatgGCAGACtgacaggtctttgagggtcagaattctagctgatagactggtgttcaaatacttatttgcagcggtatcataaaaataaatagttaaaaaatcatatattgtgatttctggatttttttttttgattcagtggacatgcacctatgatgacaattaCAGACctctccatgatttccaagtgggagaaatTGCAAAATAGTAGAGTGTTCAATTACTTGTTTTCCTCATCTTATATTCctcttatatatataaaactacaATATCCACTGAATTTGGCATTTCACAGAACATGTTGTATTTACTCGGCACTTACAGTTAAGtttttgttgtaattttatCATTGTATGAAATTAAGTCACAGATCCTATTAAATTTGTGGTAACTACAGGTGTTGCCAAAATTGTGTCATTGGTGTCTGCCTTATTTTGATACTTATTTTAAGTCTGTTGGTTTGTTATTTGAAAATGAGCATTCTCTTGGGGTTTAAGGCTAGAACTAGGAGGAAACAAAATGGAAAaatgcttaatatatatatatatatatatatatatttatataacactAACGTTTTTGTCTATGTAATTTACATTGCAGTGGCTGATATGACAGATGGTCTTGAAGAGAAGACAAAGGTAAGCTATGTCTGTCTCATGGATGGTTCTTGGTTCTAGCTAGATTACTTTAGGCCTGCTCTTTAATGACACTGAATCATTCTGTGCCTATGCTCATTATGAGTGTGCACATAGTCTGGAGTTTCCCATTAGCCTTTGTATTCTCCAGTATATTCTCTACATCGCTACATCATTCCTTATGATGTTCCTTATGAGCGGCGGCAATTTCCCCTCCACGCTCTTTCTAAGCATTTAAGAATCCCTCcgctccagctccgctccggGTTCACCATCTCCCGCTCCCCGCCTCGCTcactgatatcagaaacacCACTCCGTCTTCGCTCCGAGGAAATTTGCGACTAATAACTGCTAAAGTATTTTAGGAAGCTCTGAAATATCACTATAAGGTTCGGTTTATAACCtgcattaactgaaaaaaattagaaaaaataaacaataggagattaagagcctagtttcaacgtGGTTTATTGGaacatttgtgtgcattttcCCCCCAATATGTCAAACTTAATGGCTTTATCAGCATTACAAGTTAAATATCATTGATGCTTTTTGCAATGCAAATTTTGTTTGGAAGTTTTGAAAGATGAACGTTTTCATCAGTTATTTTATCTACGGATCAAtacagatttctgctcattcaaaatcatataatagaataacTGTATATGCTACCTAGCCTACTGGCTACTGATAACTGTAAGCAggtaagcactacaagatgtttttgaatgcattagagagAACGATTAGTAcgtgtgaataagtgctacctgtttaaaatgtgctttcacCCGAACATATTCAGTatgaggcaaaaaaaaaaaaaaatcacttaaaCTTTAAcccgctcatgcccatcgctgtgatcatctgtatcaagctggttgtttaccatgtgagttctgaacactgcactatatgcttatttaaatcttttcgtttctacacatattaggctacatatttctcatgtctgtgaggcaagcctgctgagtttcagtttatttgagacgTTCCAGTTCATGAGCATTGAAAGCGATCGCTTCCGCGACCTCATAGTCTAGGCTATACATATTTGCtacttattaattaaatacatgcaattggccgaataaacctttattaaaattaagagacaatttgtacaaaatgaAAGagaggctttttacaaaacataacttaatattaaactaaatataaccaccaaaatcatttctgacccactcgcatctttgcacttatagcctcataatcagatgaaattaaaaaataatattaggctataatatttaaacataaattaaaaacattgtttaatggctacaacaagtatagtaagctacagatttatgtcatgtctgagctggatttgaacgaacatcattttatCGCTgggttcatgagcgcgcgcctgcggattattgagctgatcaCACCGGCTCCGCTCCGCTCATTAGttattacaggctcgttctcgacAGAACGCCCACGTATTCaaaaatggtcgggtttaaatggggctcgggctcataattacatttaatgtgtCGGGCAGGGCCGGTCTCTCGGGTGCACGGGCTCGGGTCTTGATTTTTTTGAGCCGATCTAAGCTCTAGTTCGAGAACACGAAACGAAAATATTATTAACCAAAGTTTGAAGCAAACATCTTAAAGTCTAAAAAGATTTCTTGACATCTATCTCTATCAGCAATGACTTCATTACAGTTGCTCTAAGTGCAGATATGCAGTTACTTTCAATTTCGATGTTGGAACATAATATTAGTCAGTCTCTTCTTTTGCCGTTTAGCAGGTGAGACACTGCAGCTCTTGAAGTAAGACCCATTGCATGTGCATAATCGCAAAGGTGTCATCAATTTATTGTGTAGTTTATAATGACAAAttgtatgtgttttttctttgtcAAAATGTATACAGCTGTGGAGGTCTGCTTTTTGCAACGATAATTATTTTTGCTATATTCATGCATCACTAATGCTACTCATACTACAGCCTGGAAATTAATAGTTGTATTTATAAAATCTACACACTTGATGTTTCACTTTTGACAGGccttcataatttttttatatgttgTTTGTCTTGGCATTTCTGATCTAGACTTCTAACTCCTAGGTTTTATTTACAGGTTAACAGGAACGTGCTTGGATATGCAACAAAAGAATCTCCGTCAAGTTCAGAGTTCAGAGATGAGTATATACCGGAAACAGAGGAACAATCAGACACTGACAGTTCAGTGGAGGAAGAAAGTTTCGTAAAAAATGTCAAACAGCATAAGAGACGAAAGGTTGGGCCAAAAACATCAAGATCTCAATCTTGTAAAAGAAAGTGTGTAACATGTTCTAGTTCCTTGGCTACCAGTGGCACCAAAGAATCCTCTTCATCTGATGAAAATGACACCAGACAATCTTCTTCATCTGACAAAAATGACAATGGAGAATCCTCTTCACCTGATAATTCTGATGTGACTGTCTTGATgctaaagaagaaaaaagatggTGGCAGACTATACAACAAAAAGTACTACTGCTTGTTCTGCTCTAAACCATTCAGTAAAATGGCACGCCATTTGGAATCAAAGCACAAAGATAAGCCAGAGGTGGCAAAAGCAATTGCATTTCCAAAAGGGTCTAAAGAGCGAAAATTACAGTTGAGTTTATTGAGAAATAAAGGGAACCGTTGTCATAATACTCAGGTGCTTAAAGAAGGAAAAGGAATCCTAATACCCAAACATCAATCATTTGCACCAGTAACAGCAAGTGATTACTTGCACTGCGTAAATTGTGAGGCTTGCCTGAAGAGGAGATCATTATGGAGGCACATGCAGAAATGCCATCTAAGCAAAAAAGACAAAGGAATGAAGCCAGGAAAAACTTGTGTTCAGACCCTTTGCTTGTATACTGCACCAGTTCCAGAGAGTGTAAATGAAACATTTTGGAAAATGGTTCTTGAAATGCATGAGGATGAGATAACGCATGTTGTCCGCAAAGAGaaaatcatattaaaattaGGGGAGCATCTCTTTAGTAAGCATGGCCATGATGTCACAAAACATGAATATATCAGACAAAAGATGCGTGAGACTGGGCAACTCGTTCTTCAAGTTAAAAGGAATGGCAAGTTAAAGGAGGTGTCAGATTTCTTTGTACCGGCTAATTTCCCTCATGTGATTGAAGCAGTTCACAGTGTGTCTGGCTTAAATGAGGAAACGACCACATACAAAGCACCATCTTTAGCGCTGAAGTTAGGGCACAACCTCAAGAAACTGGCTAACATTGTTGAATCCGAGGCAATGATGTCAGGTGATCAGACTGTTCTTAACAATGTGCGGGCCTTTAAACAAATCTGTGACACTAAATGGGGTGCTTGTGTGTCATCCCAGGCCCTCCAAAATTTGTGTGAAGTAAAATGGAACTCTCCCCTGCTACTTCCCTTTGCCgaagatataaaaaaaatgcaccAGTATCTTGACAGACAGACTAAGGTGTATCAAACAAAACTTCAAGAACAACCAAGTAACAAGAACTGGGCAGAACTCGCAAAAATGACACTCTGTCAGGTAGTACTTTTTAATTATGGAAGGGGAGTATCCAAGATGTCCCTTAATGCTTTTACATTGAGGGATACCTTGACTCATCCAGATGTAGAGCTTTCTTTGTCCGACCTTGAGAAGAAACTTTGTAAGCACTTTCAAAGAATTGGCATAAAAGGCAAACAAGGACGAAAGGTCCCCATTCTTCTCACACCAGATATGTTGACATCGATGGAGTTACTTGCCAAGACTCGTCGTAACTGTGATGTGCCTGATGAGAATGTGTTCATGTTTGGAAAACCACAAGCACTCGGTCACTTCAGAAGATCAGATGTTATTCGTCAGGTTGCTCGAAGCTGTGGAGCAAAACACCCAGAGGCATTATCCTCCACTAGACTGAGGAAGCACATGACTACTATGTCTAAGGTCCTCAACCTAAAGGACAATGAAATGGATGGCCTTGCTGACTTACAGCTTGCGAAGATAAGTAAAGTTCTTATGGCCATGGAACGAGGACAGCTACCTGAATTCAAAGGAAGGAATCTTGATGAAATCCAGGTTGATCCACAAGGTAAAAGATGCCTCagtaaataagtaaaatattGTTCATGTTTTCCTCCAtagattttaattaataataataataaaaaaagctgaTTGAAAATCTCAAAAGCCATGTTATGATCAACTGAAAGTCCACTGTTGGTTATAGACCTTTGTTGAATGTAgtggtttaaaaaatatttagtttgcTACCTATTAATTTTATCTGCATGGTTACTGTGTTTTATAGAGAAAGCAGTGATGGACAGTGATGTGTCAGACTCTGAAAATGAGAATGAAATTACTGGAAATTATGCTTCACCTTCAAATTCGGCAGGTATGTAGTCAGCTACTGAAAGGGAATGATGGGAAATCTAGAAAAGGCTGAATATTACTGGAAGAAAAATGTGAAAGTgcttactgattttttttttttagaagttcTTGTTGTATATTATTTTACTAAAAGAGAGCTATTATCTATCCAGATAAATCAATGAAGTCCACTCCTGAAGTTGGACAACACAAAAATCAACAGGCAGCCAAAGGTAATAAGATTTGAATTAAACAGGAGGATTATGAAGACTTATGATATTGTTTTACTTGTAAAGAGCCAGTGCTTTTATGATTTAAATGCATTCCTTTtacttacttttaaaaaaagtttttatccTAGATGATAT
It includes:
- the lcorl gene encoding uncharacterized protein lcorl isoform X3, with translation MTFGDVTLSEPGGRWMDRMATQCRSSKCTVERKGFRRELDSWRHKLIHCVGFESILEGIYGPRLLQDLNIFDECEPEAVDDWSTDANCSFCNLQLEKLNDHPAVAVPGSPPPAETPPPQGLSTSNKLQCQADRFLHSIFRKKVADMTDGLEEKTKVNRNVLGYATKESPSSSEFRDEYIPETEEQSDTDSSVEEESFVKNVKQHKRRKVGPKTSRSQSCKRKCVTCSSSLATSGTKESSSSDENDTRQSSSSDKNDNGESSSPDNSDVTVLMLKKKKDGGRLYNKKYYCLFCSKPFSKMARHLESKHKDKPEVAKAIAFPKGSKERKLQLSLLRNKGNRCHNTQVLKEGKGILIPKHQSFAPVTASDYLHCVNCEACLKRRSLWRHMQKCHLSKKDKGMKPGKTCVQTLCLYTAPVPESVNETFWKMVLEMHEDEITHVVRKEKIILKLGEHLFSKHGHDVTKHEYIRQKMRETGQLVLQVKRNGKLKEVSDFFVPANFPHVIEAVHSVSGLNEETTTYKAPSLALKLGHNLKKLANIVESEAMMSGDQTVLNNVRAFKQICDTKWGACVSSQALQNLCEVKWNSPLLLPFAEDIKKMHQYLDRQTKVYQTKLQEQPSNKNWAELAKMTLCQVVLFNYGRGVSKMSLNAFTLRDTLTHPDVELSLSDLEKKLCKHFQRIGIKGKQGRKVPILLTPDMLTSMELLAKTRRNCDVPDENVFMFGKPQALGHFRRSDVIRQVARSCGAKHPEALSSTRLRKHMTTMSKVLNLKDNEMDGLADLQLAKISKVLMAMERGQLPEFKGRNLDEIQVDPQEKAVMDSDVSDSENENEITGNYASPSNSADKSMKSTPEVGQHKNQQAAKGSSQNPRRKWSTEEIQAVEKTLMDYINSGMVPGKAQCMECIERSPAALQWRSWEGVKFYVKNRIDAMKRKI
- the lcorl gene encoding uncharacterized protein lcorl isoform X4; the encoded protein is MTILLWPCPGRHPLLKPPHLRACPPLINSSAKQTDSSILYFERREDETHHKSSMYSSSGCTVADMTDGLEEKTKVNRNVLGYATKESPSSSEFRDEYIPETEEQSDTDSSVEEESFVKNVKQHKRRKVGPKTSRSQSCKRKCVTCSSSLATSGTKESSSSDENDTRQSSSSDKNDNGESSSPDNSDVTVLMLKKKKDGGRLYNKKYYCLFCSKPFSKMARHLESKHKDKPEVAKAIAFPKGSKERKLQLSLLRNKGNRCHNTQVLKEGKGILIPKHQSFAPVTASDYLHCVNCEACLKRRSLWRHMQKCHLSKKDKGMKPGKTCVQTLCLYTAPVPESVNETFWKMVLEMHEDEITHVVRKEKIILKLGEHLFSKHGHDVTKHEYIRQKMRETGQLVLQVKRNGKLKEVSDFFVPANFPHVIEAVHSVSGLNEETTTYKAPSLALKLGHNLKKLANIVESEAMMSGDQTVLNNVRAFKQICDTKWGACVSSQALQNLCEVKWNSPLLLPFAEDIKKMHQYLDRQTKVYQTKLQEQPSNKNWAELAKMTLCQVVLFNYGRGVSKMSLNAFTLRDTLTHPDVELSLSDLEKKLCKHFQRIGIKGKQGRKVPILLTPDMLTSMELLAKTRRNCDVPDENVFMFGKPQALGHFRRSDVIRQVARSCGAKHPEALSSTRLRKHMTTMSKVLNLKDNEMDGLADLQLAKISKVLMAMERGQLPEFKGRNLDEIQVDPQEKAVMDSDVSDSENENEITGNYASPSNSADKSMKSTPEVGQHKNQQAAKGSSQNPRRKWSTEEIQAVEKTLMDYINSGMVPGKAQCMECIERSPAALQWRSWEGVKFYVKNRIDAMKRKI